A window of Natronolimnobius sp. AArcel1 contains these coding sequences:
- a CDS encoding metal-dependent hydrolase, translated as MADLLTHVLVGYCLGTALSFRLNWLRPAHVTMVMVGAILPDLAKIELVIPWRTMVSLLGISWDWTALHTLGGTVVTLLIVTLLVTARLRVRVAWLLAIGIASHHVLDVILITRTGLAYPVFWPLTTYQPPAGELFYSWNRWPAAVSGLIALCLWRLRVRHEHH; from the coding sequence ATGGCTGACCTGCTGACACATGTCCTAGTCGGCTACTGTCTTGGGACGGCACTGTCGTTCCGACTCAACTGGCTTCGACCAGCACATGTTACCATGGTGATGGTCGGGGCAATACTGCCCGACCTCGCAAAAATCGAACTTGTCATACCGTGGCGAACGATGGTGAGTCTACTCGGGATATCATGGGACTGGACTGCGCTGCACACGCTCGGTGGGACGGTCGTCACCCTCCTGATCGTGACGCTGCTCGTTACAGCACGCCTGCGCGTTCGGGTCGCGTGGCTGCTCGCAATCGGGATTGCCTCGCATCACGTCCTCGATGTCATCTTGATAACCCGAACTGGGCTCGCCTATCCGGTTTTCTGGCCGCTAACGACGTATCAGCCACCAGCCGGCGAGCTGTTTTATAGCTGGAATCGCTGGCCTGCTGCGGTCTCCGGACTCATCGCGCTTTGTCTGTGGCGGCTTCGTGTACGACACGAACACCACTGA
- a CDS encoding DUF1616 domain-containing protein — MANSQPLRSQHWWRWQSVPVDLALVVGVTLVTITASVVPGLHETLLQFVFGLAFVLFVPGYAFIAAMFPAAGTSPTRATSTVKTTADAASSSVAHTGTPDSRRDGIDGLERVLLSAGLNAALIPVVGMALHVTPWGIQQGSFALALGGVTLAAAGIATVRRRRLPPEDRFRVPYRRWAMIIRDAVLEPPTRVDAVLNVVVIIAVVIAMGAITGAVVAPAAVSGLGTSAAPGEQFSSIAVLTEDDGDLVADGYPSTLTAGDATTLVADIENHEQRPVEYTVVLFEQQIDRHDETNVTVTDQRELERFEPTLEHGETWQHHHDVQPTMTGEVRLVWGLYPESVPDDPVLADATDEVSIWLDVNPESAA, encoded by the coding sequence ATGGCGAACAGTCAGCCACTTCGGAGCCAGCATTGGTGGCGCTGGCAGTCGGTGCCGGTCGATCTGGCACTCGTTGTCGGCGTGACGCTGGTCACTATCACCGCGTCCGTGGTTCCCGGTCTCCACGAGACACTGCTCCAATTCGTCTTCGGTCTGGCGTTCGTCCTGTTCGTCCCCGGCTACGCGTTCATCGCAGCGATGTTTCCGGCGGCCGGGACGTCCCCAACCCGAGCGACGTCCACTGTGAAAACCACTGCCGACGCGGCTTCTTCGAGTGTCGCCCACACTGGGACACCAGACTCGAGACGTGACGGCATCGACGGCCTTGAACGAGTGCTGCTCTCGGCTGGCCTCAACGCGGCGCTTATTCCGGTTGTCGGAATGGCCCTTCACGTTACCCCGTGGGGAATCCAGCAGGGATCGTTTGCACTGGCACTCGGTGGTGTGACGCTCGCTGCTGCTGGAATCGCGACGGTTCGTCGACGCCGACTTCCACCTGAGGACAGATTTCGCGTTCCGTATCGCCGATGGGCGATGATCATTCGAGACGCTGTCCTTGAACCGCCGACGCGCGTCGATGCGGTGCTCAATGTGGTAGTCATTATCGCCGTCGTCATTGCGATGGGTGCGATCACGGGTGCGGTCGTGGCTCCGGCAGCCGTCTCCGGGCTCGGAACGAGTGCGGCTCCGGGGGAACAGTTCTCGAGCATTGCCGTGCTGACCGAGGACGACGGTGACCTCGTCGCTGATGGCTATCCATCGACGCTTACGGCGGGTGACGCCACGACGCTCGTCGCCGACATCGAAAATCACGAACAACGCCCGGTCGAGTACACGGTTGTCCTCTTCGAACAACAGATCGACCGTCATGACGAGACGAACGTCACAGTGACCGATCAACGCGAACTCGAGCGATTCGAGCCGACACTGGAACACGGAGAGACCTGGCAGCACCACCACGACGTTCAGCCGACGATGACCGGCGAGGTTCGACTCGTCTGGGGGTTGTATCCCGAGTCCGTTCCGGATGACCCCGTACTTGCGGATGCGACCGATGAGGTTTCGATCTGGCTCGATGTGAACCCAGAGTCAGCAGCGTAA
- a CDS encoding DUF4129 domain-containing protein, with protein MNVDWVRIIALVGLGCVVAVAIVGGSAYACSGLAAGAPVSLTDATATNDSKPTFHIDPDTYADDSDYEDLRALLIADLADRLERSSAALAAGDTADARTPLEEPYSERVSQYETVVEETGDVGERTDANKNEGDSDRHGYEIAAELEAGNTDPEEVVTAFEQARVDQLALIEAVEDYAETESQYERAADAGDDADALEHARALDTLAADATNATDRLAGHVSMIDTLEGVDASDTSDRLERTTHSMQDRQDEIREAMFVPTTLTATAEGDTVSPTETVTITGTLETESDLPTETESTDESALEINGEHHSVPIEDGAFTVTYQPEPLAPAVDTVAVQYHPKPGTPHQSAETTVPLAIDTAPATLSLEAETDGARDAEALSGVDHDSGVAYGEPIAVSGSLAVADIPVDDAPVTLSINDTTLGTVDTDDGSFETQVVVPASVSPGEQELTATVDGTDRALESVAASQSITVRESETALSGEAVRTDAGELAITGMMTTIDGTPVADQPVHVELEGEAVETIRTDGDGHFEETLSPTNEVAVDQSVTVSYDTATTNLNATAVTMPVTDGELQTLFAGGGWWGVGLIIVAFFAILASVGGCLWYSSPGVRQRVRSSAGIDTNPGPVHPRAGMSTSSNSPAGDDAGTSHSSGQPASKMLDTSESESATVTAAHSDDFLERAEFHLSSGQTNEAVELAYAGARLALSVTVGDDVDRSRTHWEFYERYPGPQPADLESLTTTYERAAFGPETVSVDDAEDALLTAQALCTFVDDDDPVDLEALDGIVIET; from the coding sequence GTGAACGTCGACTGGGTTCGGATCATCGCCCTCGTTGGGCTTGGCTGTGTCGTTGCAGTTGCCATCGTTGGTGGGAGTGCATACGCGTGTTCGGGCCTCGCTGCAGGGGCACCCGTCAGCTTGACCGACGCGACTGCGACAAACGATAGCAAGCCGACCTTTCATATCGATCCTGACACCTACGCTGATGACAGCGATTACGAGGACCTGCGGGCGCTACTCATCGCGGACCTGGCAGACCGTCTCGAGCGCAGCTCGGCGGCACTGGCGGCTGGTGACACTGCAGATGCACGCACGCCGCTCGAGGAGCCATACAGCGAACGCGTCTCCCAGTACGAGACGGTCGTCGAGGAGACTGGCGATGTGGGCGAGCGAACGGACGCAAACAAAAATGAGGGCGACAGCGATAGACACGGATACGAGATCGCTGCCGAACTCGAAGCGGGCAACACTGATCCCGAGGAAGTTGTGACGGCGTTCGAGCAGGCGCGTGTCGACCAGCTCGCGCTAATCGAGGCGGTCGAAGACTATGCTGAGACGGAGTCACAGTACGAACGAGCCGCTGACGCTGGGGACGACGCCGACGCACTCGAGCATGCTCGAGCGCTGGATACACTCGCTGCTGATGCGACCAATGCGACCGACCGACTCGCGGGCCACGTTTCAATGATTGACACACTCGAGGGAGTCGATGCATCGGACACGAGTGATCGTCTCGAGCGCACTACCCACTCGATGCAGGATCGGCAGGACGAGATTCGGGAGGCGATGTTTGTCCCGACGACGCTGACGGCGACGGCCGAGGGCGATACGGTCAGCCCGACCGAGACGGTGACGATCACGGGCACGCTCGAGACGGAGTCCGATCTACCGACCGAAACAGAATCAACTGACGAGAGTGCTCTCGAGATCAACGGCGAGCACCACTCAGTCCCCATCGAGGACGGTGCGTTTACCGTGACGTATCAGCCAGAGCCGCTTGCACCCGCTGTCGACACAGTTGCTGTGCAGTACCATCCGAAACCGGGCACCCCACACCAGTCAGCTGAAACAACGGTTCCTCTCGCCATTGACACGGCTCCGGCAACCCTCTCGCTCGAGGCTGAAACCGATGGGGCTCGAGACGCCGAGGCGCTTTCGGGCGTTGACCACGATTCTGGCGTTGCCTACGGCGAGCCAATCGCGGTGTCCGGGTCGCTCGCGGTCGCGGACATCCCGGTTGACGACGCGCCGGTCACGCTATCGATCAATGACACCACGCTTGGTACCGTCGATACTGACGACGGCAGCTTCGAGACACAGGTAGTAGTCCCGGCATCAGTTTCGCCCGGTGAACAGGAACTGACCGCGACGGTCGACGGCACGGACCGCGCGCTCGAGTCTGTGGCGGCATCACAATCGATCACCGTTCGCGAGAGCGAGACGGCGCTGTCCGGTGAGGCTGTTCGAACCGATGCTGGCGAACTCGCGATTACGGGTATGATGACGACCATCGACGGTACACCGGTCGCGGATCAGCCGGTCCACGTCGAACTCGAGGGGGAAGCAGTTGAGACGATTCGGACCGACGGCGACGGCCACTTCGAGGAGACGCTGTCTCCAACCAACGAGGTCGCCGTCGATCAGTCAGTTACCGTCAGCTACGACACCGCCACCACGAATTTGAACGCGACGGCGGTCACAATGCCTGTCACTGATGGAGAATTACAAACGCTGTTCGCAGGCGGCGGCTGGTGGGGCGTTGGACTCATCATAGTCGCTTTCTTTGCCATTCTCGCCAGCGTTGGCGGCTGTCTCTGGTACAGCAGTCCTGGTGTCCGCCAGCGAGTCCGCTCGAGCGCTGGTATTGATACTAATCCGGGACCTGTTCACCCTCGTGCGGGTATGAGTACGAGTTCGAACTCGCCTGCGGGCGACGATGCAGGCACGAGTCACTCCTCAGGGCAACCAGCCTCGAAGATGCTCGATACGAGTGAGTCCGAATCAGCGACGGTCACCGCCGCACACAGCGACGACTTCCTCGAGCGAGCTGAGTTTCATCTCTCGAGTGGCCAGACGAACGAGGCCGTCGAACTGGCCTATGCTGGGGCTCGACTGGCACTCTCTGTGACCGTCGGCGATGACGTCGACCGATCGCGAACCCATTGGGAGTTTTACGAGCGCTATCCCGGCCCCCAGCCGGCTGACCTCGAGTCGCTTACGACCACGTACGAACGCGCCGCATTCGGCCCGGAAACGGTGTCGGTTGATGATGCTGAGGACGCGCTTCTCACCGCACAGGCATTATGTACGTTCGTCGACGACGACGATCCAGTCGACCTCGAGGCGCTAGACGGCATCGTGATTGAAACATAA